The following proteins come from a genomic window of Lytechinus pictus isolate F3 Inbred chromosome 1, Lp3.0, whole genome shotgun sequence:
- the LOC129259541 gene encoding uncharacterized protein LOC129259541 has product MGVLLILKTYRYMVPELNGRRHIARFRQIWPAPSPAFCHLPGGLNPGLCDWDRNVINKRCQIISRTFRSSGGFAKGLDDRKDDWVEDKIDENMEEWIHPDDRSDMILEKDPELKSLLRELASDFGKEKQDGNTSEVGLSCHEGISAGEKKEDKSSAGATCKLDGNVKMDTFDTSEGEAETLEPISTENGEQEKKFVFSIDDLVSVLREENAQDICVINIPKEKQYVDYFVVVTGRSLRHLKAMALHVNQQYKTKKSKEDPYVLVEGEDTDDWICIDFGNIVLHLMSEETREFYELEKLWTLGPEYDDQLRRMKEYETKMQETLDSVDLVRTGNKEQKENGDGRPVISFAR; this is encoded by the exons atGGGTGTCTTGCTAATTCTGAAGACATACCGGTACATGGTACCCGAA CTTAATGGACGACGCCATATTGCCAGATTCAGGCAGATTTGGCCCGCGCCCTCTCCGG CATTTTGTCATCTTCCAGGAGGACTAAATCCAGGACTCTGTGATTGGGATAGAAATGTCATTAACAAAAGGTgtcaaataatttcaaggacCTTCAGATCTTCTGGTGGTTTTGCAAAAGGTCTAGATGACAGAAAAGATGATTGGGTTGAAGATAAGATTGATGAAAATATGGAGGAGTGGATTCACCCTGATGATAGGTCAGATATGATCTTGGAAAAAGACCCAGAATTGAAGTCTTTGTTGCGAGAACTTGCATCAGAttttggaaaagaaaaacaagatgGAAATACAAGTGAGGTAGGACTGAGTTGCCATGAAGGAATCAGTGCAGGTGAAAAGAAGGAAGACAAGTCCAGTGCAGGAGCTACATGTAAGCTGGATGGAAATGTAAAGATGGATACATTTGATACAAGTGAAGGAGAAGCTGAAACACTAGAACCAATCAGTACTGAAAATG GAGAGCAGGAGAAGAAATTTGTATTTAGCATTGATGATCTTGTATCTGTTCTAAGAGAAGAGAATGCGCAAGACATCTGTGTCATCAACATCCCAAAGGAGAAACAATATGTTGACTATTTTGTGGTTGTTACTGGACGATCTCTGAGACACCTTAAAGCAATGGCTCTTCATGTTAATCAACAG tataaaacaaaaaagtccAAAGAAGACCCTTATGTTCTTGTGGAGGGAGAAGATACCGACGATTGGATATGCATTGACTTTG GTAATATTGTGCTGCACCTAATGTCAGAGGAGACTAGGGAGTTCTACGAGCTCGAGAAGCTATGGACCCTTGGACCTGAATACGACGATCAGCTGAGACGAATGAAGGAGTATGAAACCAAGATGCAGGAGACTCTTGATAGTGTGGATCTTGTAAGGACAGGCAACAAGGAACAGAAGGAGAATGGCGATGGCAGGCCTGTCATATCATTTGCAAGATGA